CTGGCTTGACCACTGGATCGAATGTCCAACGGACAGGCCGCCGTCCTTGCCACGCTGATGAGGCGCTTATGCTAGTAAGGTTTGTCAAAGACCCCCGCCTGGATCGTTTACTCGAACCGTTAATGCCTTTAATAGCCGCACTGGCTGCTCTCGTAGTTGGTGCGGTTGTATTAGTGCTTCTTGATGTCAATCCAATAGATGCCTATAAAGCTCTTTATGAAGGCGCATTTGGAACTAAAAATGCATTTGCTGAAACGCTGGTCAAGGCGACGCCGCTGCTGCTGGTCGGCATCGGCATCTGCATCAGCTTTCGCGCCGGGGTGATCAACATTGGCGGCGAGGGACAGATGGTGATCGGCGCGCTGATGGGCACGGCCCTGGCGCTGCAAATACCGGACGCTCCGGCAGAGGTCATCATCCCACTGTCACTGGTGGTCGGTTTCATCGGCGGGGCGGTGTGGGGCGCGCTGGCCGGAGCACTCAAGGCGTACTTCAACGTCAACGAAATCCTCAGCACGGTGATGCTCAACCAGATCGCCATCTACACCATGAATTACCTGCTGAACAATACGTTGATCGACCCCGCGCAGGCGCAGCTTGCGTCACGCATCCCGCAGACGGCGCGCCTGTCGCGTGCGGCGGACCTGCCGCGCCTATGGATGCCTACCCGGCTCCACCTGGGCGTGGTGATCGCCGTGGTGCTGGCCATTCTGGTCTACATCCTGCTGTGGCGCACGACGCTCGGCTATCGCATCCGCGCGGTGGGTAAAAGCCCGCGCGCCTCGCGCTATGCGGGCATCAACGTGAAACGCTACGTCGTGCTGTCGCTGCTGCTCAGCGGCGGGTTCGCCGGGCTAGCCGGGATTACCCAGGTGCTCGGCGTCAGCCACCGTATGATCACCGACGGCTCGGCCTCCGGCTTCACCGGCAGCGCGGGCTTCAACGGTATCGTCGCGGCGCTGTTCGGCAAGCTGCATCCTATCGGCGCGATTCCGGCGTCGATCCTGTTCGGCGCGCTGCTCGTGGGCGCGAACCAGCTCCAGCGTACAACGCAGGTGCCCTCCGCGTTTGTGACCACGCTGAACGGCATTGTGCTGCTCTTTGTCGTGGGCAGCGAGATCTGGACTCGCCGCCGTGCGCGCCGCCGGGTTGCCGTGGTGTCCTCTGAGCCGACCCCGCCCGCGCGGCAGACGGCTGTGGAAGCGGAGCCTGCGAAATGATCGGCGACCTGTTCACCGCAAGTGTGCTCATTGGCATTGCCGGGTCGGGCATCCGGCTGGCGACGCCCTATCTGTATGCCGCCCTCGGCGAAACCTTCGGCCAGCGCAGCGGCGTGTTCAACCTGGGCGTCGAGGGTGTGATGCTCATGGGGGCGTTTTCGGCCTATTGGGCGACGTACGAGTCCGGTAACAATTTGCTGATCGGCATCCTGGTGGCGCTGTTCGTCGGCGTGTTGATGGGCTTGCTGACGGCCTTTATCAACGTCACGCTGAAGGCGGAGCAGGGCATCAGTGGCATCGGCATCTTCATGTTCGGGCTGGGCCTGAGCGAGCTGCTGTACCAGATCGCGTTCAAAGGCGAGCGCATCCCGATCAAAGCCTTCTCGCGCATCAACATCCCGCTGCTGTCGGATATTCCGGTCGTCGGCGAGATCTTCTTCCGGCAGAATCTGCTGGTGTATGTCGCGTTTGCGCTGGTTCCGGTGGCGTGGTTCGTGATCAACCGCACGACGTTTGGTCTGAAGATCCGCGCCGTGGGGCAGAACCCGGAAGCGGCGGACGCGATGGGCATCAACGTCACGCGCATCCGTTACGCCACGGTGACGCTGGGTGGCATGCTGGCTGCGGTGGCGGGCGCGTCGTTATCCATCGCGCAGCTCAACGTCTTCCAGCAGAACATGACGGCGGGACAAGGTTTTATCGCGGTGGCGCTGGTATACTTCGGAAGCTGGCGACCCTTCGGCGTGATGGCCGGGGCGTTGCTGTTCAGCACGGTGAACGCGCTCCAGTTGTGGGTGCGCACCAGGGGCATCGACATCCCGGCGGAATACGCCTCGATGGCGCCCTATCTGCTCACGATCCTGGCGC
This sequence is a window from Aggregatilinea lenta. Protein-coding genes within it:
- a CDS encoding ABC transporter permease; protein product: MLLDVNPIDAYKALYEGAFGTKNAFAETLVKATPLLLVGIGICISFRAGVINIGGEGQMVIGALMGTALALQIPDAPAEVIIPLSLVVGFIGGAVWGALAGALKAYFNVNEILSTVMLNQIAIYTMNYLLNNTLIDPAQAQLASRIPQTARLSRAADLPRLWMPTRLHLGVVIAVVLAILVYILLWRTTLGYRIRAVGKSPRASRYAGINVKRYVVLSLLLSGGFAGLAGITQVLGVSHRMITDGSASGFTGSAGFNGIVAALFGKLHPIGAIPASILFGALLVGANQLQRTTQVPSAFVTTLNGIVLLFVVGSEIWTRRRARRRVAVVSSEPTPPARQTAVEAEPAK
- a CDS encoding ABC transporter permease, with the translated sequence MIGDLFTASVLIGIAGSGIRLATPYLYAALGETFGQRSGVFNLGVEGVMLMGAFSAYWATYESGNNLLIGILVALFVGVLMGLLTAFINVTLKAEQGISGIGIFMFGLGLSELLYQIAFKGERIPIKAFSRINIPLLSDIPVVGEIFFRQNLLVYVAFALVPVAWFVINRTTFGLKIRAVGQNPEAADAMGINVTRIRYATVTLGGMLAAVAGASLSIAQLNVFQQNMTAGQGFIAVALVYFGSWRPFGVMAGALLFSTVNALQLWVRTRGIDIPAEYASMAPYLLTILALVFASRRVDQPAALGKVFERGG